GGCAGAGGAGCTCTGCGATCGGATGGCCATCTTCGACGACGGCAGGATCAAGGTCATAGGAAGCCCCGCCGACTTGAAGGCGAGCCTGGGCGACGGATCGAAGCTCTCCGACGTCTTCCTGCACTACACCGGAAAGAAGTTTGAGGAGCGGGGCGGAGCCGGCGGTGCGGCTCCGGGATTCCGCCAGGACCGGCGGGGCTTTCCCCACCGGGTCGGCGGCCTCGGCCGGAGGAGGGGCGGGGTATGAAGGTGGGTAGTATGTTCGCGACCTATCGGAAGGCCCTCTCCTTCGTAAAGAGGAGCTACATCCTCCAGATGAGCTACAAGTTCGAGTTCTTCCTCCGGCTCTTCTTCATGTTCTTCAACATCCTCACCTACTACTTCGTCGCCAAGCTGATCGGGACCGCCGGGATGAAGTACCTCGAGCCCTACGGCGGCGACTACTTCTCCTTCGTCCTAATCGGGATCGCCTTCTCCGGGTACCTGATGGTATCGCTGCGGGGCTTCTCCGAGAGCGTCCGGGACGAGCAGATGATGGGGACCCTGGAGGCTATGCTCGTCACCCCCACCGACGCCTCGGCGATCATCACCCTCTCGACCCTCTGGAGCTTCATCTTCGCCTCCTTCCGGGTCCTCCTCTACCTCGTCATCGGGGTCCTCCTGGGGGTCAGCCTCGCCGGCGCCAACGTCCTTGCGGCGCTGATCATCCTCGGCCTCACCATCGTGTGCTTCTCCAGCATCGGGATCCTCTCGGCGAGCTTCATCATGATCTTCAAGAGGGGCGACCCCATCAACATGCTCTTCATGAGCACGTCGGAGCTATTCGGGGGGGTCTTCTTCCCCATCTCGGTCCTCCCCAGCTGGCTCCAGACCGTCTCCCACCTCCTCCCGATGACCTACTCCCTCAACGGGATGAGGCACGCCCTCCTCCAGGGGTACACCTTGCGGGAGCTCGCGCCGGAGATAGGAGCCCTCGTCCTCTTCTCCGCGATCCTGGTGCCGGCGAGCCTCCTCGCCTTCCGGTACGCGGTCCGGAAGGCGAAGATGGAGGGGACGCTGGTGCATTACTGAGAGAAAGAGAAAATGCCAGGTTTGGAATTCGGGTGGCTCCGCCGTTTGGCGGCCTTATTTTTTGCCTTTCGCCCGGCCCACCAACCGCCCCCAGGCGGTGCTCAGGTTCAAGCCTTTTTCAAGCGTGATTTCATGTTCGTATTGGAGAAGATAAGGTATGAGGGGTAAGGTGACTTTCAGCTTGTCAGCCGCCCTGAGCCTTGCGTCATCGACCACTTTCGATAAGTGCTCAACATCGTCGGGAGTTACAGGACCTCTGAGCTTTTGATGCTGAATTTTCGCTAATATTTGCTTCACCAGATCTAATATCTCTTCCATTTCCTTCTTTTCGCTATGATCGAGAATTGTGGCGATGATCGCTTTTTCATTTACGTCCAGACGATCGAGGATCTTTTGTTGGAGCTCTTTCATTTCGAGCTTAATCTCATCCAATTCTGATTTTATGTACTCGAACTGCTTGCCGTATCTCTCGATGTCAATCTTGGGTTGGATATAGTTTATAGCAGCTTCGAGCTTGATTATTCGATCTTCAAGGGTGCAACATTTGTATATCTCTTCGGCAAGCTCGCAAGCATGTTCTCTTTTTTTGGGTGGAAGAAAGTCGCACATATCTTCCAGAATCTCAGCAATTCTGAGGATGCTCTTTTCAGATCTTAGATAACTCTCGGGTGATATTTCCTTCGCCTGTTGGTTTACCTCTCGACCCAAAGGTTCGACTTCTGTGCCGACTGTCATCTTACACAGCTCTTTTGCGATCTCCTGAATCTCATCAATCTTCTCTTTTATCTGTTTTTCAACTCGTTTTCCGCCTATTCTGAGCAGCTTCACTGTTCTAGGAGCTTTTTCTTCCGTATCCTCCAGCAGCTCCGCAAAACGAACACAATATTGGCTATAAACTCTTAAATCACGTTGTATCTCATACAAATTCTTCTCTCGTAATCTTTGAGCTTCTTTTAGAGCATTTGACAGATTCTCCACCGCCTCTAGAAGGTCTTCTTTGCTCCTAGATCCTTCAGATGCGTCTTTCGCCTCTTTCAGATACTTTTCTACTTCTCCTTCAGAGATTTCACTCTTGCAGGTCAAGGAATAGAACGATCTGTAAAAAGGAAGGCAGAACTTAGCAGGGTTAGAATACTTAGCTTCTGCTGCGGATCTCTCGAAATATTGCAGTGCGTTTTCCAGCTCTTTTCTGAACTCTTCTTCGCCCTCGGCCTCTGTCGCCCTGAATATCGAGGCCCTGCCCAGAGAATGGTTTGCGGACACTCGCACATAGCTGTCCTCGTCGCCGGATAAACGATGAAGATCTTGCCAAGCGGCCTCTTTGTCGGGAATGGCGGAAAACGCGGCGCCAAGAGCGTCGGCAGCCTCGCTTCGCACATAGCTATCCTCGTCGCCGGTCAATCGATGAAGATCTTGCCAGGCGGACCCTTTGTCGGAAATGGCGGAGAACGCGGCGCCAAGAGCGTTTGCAGCCTCGCTTCGCACATAGCTGTCCTCGTCGCCGGTCAAGCGAATCAGATCTTGCCAAGCGGAATCTTTGTCGGGAACGGCGGAGAACGCGGCGCCAAGAGCGTCGGCAGCCCCGCTTCGCACAAAGCTGTCCTCGTCGCCGGTCAAGCGAATCAGATCTTGCCAGGCGGACTCTTTATTGGGAAGAATGGCAAAATTGGTGCTCAGTCGATCAACCGCCTCTTCGCGGTCTTCAACTTTATCGCTTATGGATTTTCGATGAATCTCCGCCTGGTCGACCAATTCCCTACACCACAGGCCCCTATAGCATTTCGGATTTATAATTGTTTTTCATATTTTTGCTTGAAGAATGTCGATGTTCTGCATCCGAACATATATTTATTTCATTGGCGATCACTATAAGATGCAGTTTCGGCGAGTTTCGAATGACGCCTGCAGACGAAAACACCGCGTTGGAGGAATGAAAGAATGGACCGCAAGGCAGTCCTGAAGCTCCTTGAAGAGCTGAAGGCCGAGATGAAAGAGTCGCTGGGAGATAAGCTGGTCGGGCTCCTCCTCTTCGGCTCCTATTCGAGAGGGGATTATTCGGCGTCCTCAGACGTGGACCTCGTGATCCTCGCCGAGGGGGTGCTGAGCCGGGCGGAGAGGGATCTGATAGACGATCTGATCGCGGAACGCTCCCTGAGGCACGACGTGGTGATCTCGGCCATCGTCTATCCCTCGAAGACCTTTCAGGAGTACAGCACCCCGTTCCTCTTGAGCGTGAAGGAGGATGGGATAGCGATATGATGTACCAGCGAGATATGAAGGCCCTGTTGGAGAAGGCCGCGAGGTCGCCCCCTGCCCTCACCTCATTCAGAAGCCTTTCCTTCATCTCTTGCCCATTCCATTCTCCCCCGACCCCGTCTCCCACCATATCTTCACCCTGATCGACGACGCGGGCAGGCTTAACCCGCCATTCTCCTCTACGAGAACCCGGCCCAGATGCTCCCGAACGATCGCCTCCTGCTCGGGGGTCGTTATGGCGTACTGGCTTCGGAAGTGGGCCATCGCCTCCTCCATGCTGGCGAACCGCTGGCTGTGCCGCAGCCGGAAGGTCCGGACGGAGGGGTAGATCCCCATCGAATAGAGGACGTTGTAGAGGACGTCGCTCTTGGGGCCGGGTTGGTACTCCCGGCCGTGGAGCCTCGGCCAGAGGTCGCGGCAGTCCCGGTCCCAGTGGGTCTCCCCGGCGAAGTGGTAGAGGTAGATGGTGCCGCCCTTTGCTGCGGAAGCGATCATCTTCTCGATCGCCCCCCGGATGTCGGCCATCCCCAGGGAGAAGGAGGCGATGACGACGTCGTAAGGGGTCTTGAGGTCGTCGGCCACGTTCACGTCCTCCCACCGCTTCTGGACTATCTCGATGTTTGAAACTTGCTCCTCGGCCATCTTCTCTTGGAGGACCAAGACCATTCCTTTCGCGGGCTCGACGGCGGTGACGTGTTTGACCCTTTGAGCGAAGGGGATGGCGAGGGTTCCGGGGCCGGCCCCGATGTCCAGGACCCTGGAGTCGGGGGTGATCTCCGTCCCCGCGATCGTCTCCTCGAC
The sequence above is drawn from the Methanothrix harundinacea 6Ac genome and encodes:
- a CDS encoding ABC transporter permease — protein: MKVGSMFATYRKALSFVKRSYILQMSYKFEFFLRLFFMFFNILTYYFVAKLIGTAGMKYLEPYGGDYFSFVLIGIAFSGYLMVSLRGFSESVRDEQMMGTLEAMLVTPTDASAIITLSTLWSFIFASFRVLLYLVIGVLLGVSLAGANVLAALIILGLTIVCFSSIGILSASFIMIFKRGDPINMLFMSTSELFGGVFFPISVLPSWLQTVSHLLPMTYSLNGMRHALLQGYTLRELAPEIGALVLFSAILVPASLLAFRYAVRKAKMEGTLVHY
- a CDS encoding class I SAM-dependent methyltransferase — encoded protein: MNPITEIDWNEVWNDQMRRSREASTARDCARIWEKRESALKFWNMSKENSHRVEETIAGTEITPDSRVLDIGAGPGTLAIPFAQRVKHVTAVEPAKGMVLVLQEKMAEEQVSNIEIVQKRWEDVNVADDLKTPYDVVIASFSLGMADIRGAIEKMIASAAKGGTIYLYHFAGETHWDRDCRDLWPRLHGREYQPGPKSDVLYNVLYSMGIYPSVRTFRLRHSQRFASMEEAMAHFRSQYAITTPEQEAIVREHLGRVLVEENGGLSLPASSIRVKIWWETGSGENGMGKR
- a CDS encoding HEAT repeat domain-containing protein; translation: MVDQAEIHRKSISDKVEDREEAVDRLSTNFAILPNKESAWQDLIRLTGDEDSFVRSGAADALGAAFSAVPDKDSAWQDLIRLTGDEDSYVRSEAANALGAAFSAISDKGSAWQDLHRLTGDEDSYVRSEAADALGAAFSAIPDKEAAWQDLHRLSGDEDSYVRVSANHSLGRASIFRATEAEGEEEFRKELENALQYFERSAAEAKYSNPAKFCLPFYRSFYSLTCKSEISEGEVEKYLKEAKDASEGSRSKEDLLEAVENLSNALKEAQRLREKNLYEIQRDLRVYSQYCVRFAELLEDTEEKAPRTVKLLRIGGKRVEKQIKEKIDEIQEIAKELCKMTVGTEVEPLGREVNQQAKEISPESYLRSEKSILRIAEILEDMCDFLPPKKREHACELAEEIYKCCTLEDRIIKLEAAINYIQPKIDIERYGKQFEYIKSELDEIKLEMKELQQKILDRLDVNEKAIIATILDHSEKKEMEEILDLVKQILAKIQHQKLRGPVTPDDVEHLSKVVDDARLRAADKLKVTLPLIPYLLQYEHEITLEKGLNLSTAWGRLVGRAKGKK
- a CDS encoding nucleotidyltransferase domain-containing protein produces the protein MDRKAVLKLLEELKAEMKESLGDKLVGLLLFGSYSRGDYSASSDVDLVILAEGVLSRAERDLIDDLIAERSLRHDVVISAIVYPSKTFQEYSTPFLLSVKEDGIAI